The stretch of DNA GTGACGCCCGGGAGGACGATGGCACCGCCGCCCAGCCAGACGTTGTCTTCGATGGTGATGGGCTTGGCCGCTTCGAGCTTGTCCCGGCGCGGCTGGGCCTCGAGCGGGTGGGTGGGGGTCAGCAGCTGCACGTTGGGGCCGATCTGGCAGTCGCGTCCAATGGTGATCGCGGCGACGTCAAGGGCCGTCAGGTTGGAGTTGATGAAGGTGCCTTCGCCCACGGTGATGAAGCTGCCGTAGTCCACGGTGATCGGCGGCCGGACATCCACGTTGGCTCCCACCGATCCCAGCAGTTCCGCCAGGACGGGACGGGCCGATTCCGGGTCCTCGATGTAGGCCGCCGTGTACCGGGCCTGCAGCTTCAGGGCGCGGTGGAACGACTTGGCGTTGTCCGGGTCATCGGCGATGTAGAGGTCCCCGGCCAGCATCCGCTCGCGGTTGGTGCGCGGATCGCCCGCGAAGTAATCGATCATGCGTACGATCGTACACAACGATGGTTTTCATTGGCAATATCCAGCGCCGGCAACAAAAAACCCCGCCGCAGCACCGAGGGCGCTGGGCGGGGTCTCTCGGGCTGCGGCGGATTGCCTTAGCCGCGGTTGTACATGACGTGCTTGGTGCGGGAGAAATCATCCAGCGCGTAGCTGGACAGGTCGCGGCCGTAGCCGGAGCCCTTGAAGCCGCCCCACGGCATTTCGGTGGCGATGACCAGGTGCGAGTTGACCCAGACGGTGCCGAAGTCCAGCTTCCGCGGAACCGTCAGCGAACGCGCGGAGTCCTTGGTCCAGACCGAGGCGGCCAGGCCGTAGATGGTTTCGTTGGCCCGGGCCACGGCTTCCTCGTCGGTGCTGAAGGTCTCCACCGACACCACCGGCCCGAAGATTTCGTTGCTGGTGATCGGTGCGCCGGCCGGGACGTTGGTGACCACCGTCGGTTCGATGAAGTAGCCCTGGCCTTCGATGGCATTGCCGCCGACGGCGATGGTCAGGCCGTCCTTGCGGACGTCCTCAAGTGCAGCAAGAACGCGTTCGTAGTGGGCCTTGGAGATCATGGAACCGATCTCGGCGTCGTCGGCGCCGGGGGTGCCCACGGTGATCTCGCTGATTTCGCGGACCAGCAATTCGGTGAACTTTTCGGCCACGGATTCGTGGACCAGCACGCGGCAGGCAGCGCCGCATTCCTGGCCGCCGTTCCAGAACCCGGCACTGCGGACGCCCTTGGCAGCGGCCTCGAGGTCGGCGTCGTCAAACACGACGACAGGCGCCTTGCCGCCAAGTTCCAGGTGGACGCGCTTGACCGAGGCGGCTGCGCTGGCGGCCACCTTCTGGCCGCTTCCCACGCTGCCGGTGATGGCCACCAGGTCCACACCGGGGTGCTCGGAGAGGCGGTTGCCCACCACGCGGCCGGGGCCGGTGACGATGTTCACGACGCCGGCCGGAACCTCGTCCGCGATCAGTTCGGCCAGCTTGAGGGTGGTCAGCGGTGTCTGCTCGGACGGCTTGAGCACCAGCGTGTTGCCGGCGCCCAGGACCGGGGCGATCTTCCAGGCCGCCATCAGCAGGGGGTAGTTCCAGGGCGTAATGACGCCGACGACGCCCACCGGCTCGCGGTGGATCACCGAGGTGTGGTTCTCGGCGTAGTCGTCCGCGCCGAGCGTGCTGAAGGCGCGGGCGGCCCCGGCGGAGAACCGGAAGGTGTCGATGGCGCTGGAGATGTCGTCCTCGGCCACGGCCGCGGGCTTGCCGGTGTCGGCGGACTCCAGCGTTTCGAACGTTTCCCGGTTCTTCTCGATGATGTCCGCGATCTTCAGCAGCACCGCCGAACGGTCCCGCGGCGTGGTGGCGGCCCAGGATGCCTTGGCGGCAACGGCCGCTGCGACAGCGGCGTCCACGTCTTCCGCCGTGCCGGCCGGCACCTGGGTGAGGACTTCCTCGGTGGCCGGGTTGACGACGTCGGCCGTCTCACTCGAGGTGGAGGGGACGAACTTTCCGCGGATGAACTGGCCGAAGGGAGGCAGGGAAGGTGCCGGTGCGCTCTGGGCCCGGTGCACGGTGAAGGATGTCTTTTCTGCGGTGGTCATGGCGTGCCTGAAGTCCTTTCGGTGGAACGGCTGGTGTGGTGCAGATGATGGTGGTGGTGCTCGACGGGAACCTTCTCCTCCCAGAAGTCGGCGCCCTCAATACCCAGCGCCTTGGGGTCGAAGGTGGGGTCCTGGCCGAGTTTCCGCTGGCGTTCGTAGTCCTTGTGGATCCGGCGGACCAGCGGGAACAGGAAGACGAGGCAGATCAGGTTGACCCAGGCGATCAGGCCGAGCCCGATGTCACCGGCGGCCCACATGATCTGCGCGTTCACGATGGACCCGAAGAACACAATGGCCATGGTGCCGATCTTGAGGACGTTCTTCCACAGCTGCCCCGGCCTGCCGTCCAGCAGGTAGAGGAGGTTGGAGTTGGCGACGTAGAAGTAGGCGAGCAGGCAGGTGAAGCCGAAGAGCAGGACGGCGACGGCAACGAAGCCCGCGCCCCAGCCCGGGACCAGCGTGTCGATCGATTCCTGCACCCAGTTGGCACCGACCGGCACGCCGGGCAGGTTGTTGACCAGGTAGCCGCCGGATCCGTCGGCCACGTTGTACTTGCCGGAAACCACCATCATGAGCCCGGTGGCCATGCAGATGAGCAGCACGTCGATGTAGATGCTGAAGGTCTGGACCAGGCCCTGCTTTGCGGGGTGGGACGTGCGGGCCGCTGCGGCGGCAAAGGTTGCCTCGCCGAGCCCGTTCGAGGAGGCGAAGACCGCCCGGCGGACGCCCCAGGCCACGGCAGCGCCGGCGATGCCGCCCAGGAGTGGATGGATGCCGATGGCGGACTGGAAGATGAGTGCCACGGCGGCGGGAACGCTGCCGAAGTTGATGGCGATGACCGCCAGGGCAAGGACCAGATAGCCGATGGCCAGGACCGGCACG from Pseudarthrobacter chlorophenolicus A6 encodes:
- a CDS encoding aminobutyraldehyde dehydrogenase, with the protein product MTTAEKTSFTVHRAQSAPAPSLPPFGQFIRGKFVPSTSSETADVVNPATEEVLTQVPAGTAEDVDAAVAAAVAAKASWAATTPRDRSAVLLKIADIIEKNRETFETLESADTGKPAAVAEDDISSAIDTFRFSAGAARAFSTLGADDYAENHTSVIHREPVGVVGVITPWNYPLLMAAWKIAPVLGAGNTLVLKPSEQTPLTTLKLAELIADEVPAGVVNIVTGPGRVVGNRLSEHPGVDLVAITGSVGSGQKVAASAAASVKRVHLELGGKAPVVVFDDADLEAAAKGVRSAGFWNGGQECGAACRVLVHESVAEKFTELLVREISEITVGTPGADDAEIGSMISKAHYERVLAALEDVRKDGLTIAVGGNAIEGQGYFIEPTVVTNVPAGAPITSNEIFGPVVSVETFSTDEEAVARANETIYGLAASVWTKDSARSLTVPRKLDFGTVWVNSHLVIATEMPWGGFKGSGYGRDLSSYALDDFSRTKHVMYNRG
- a CDS encoding alanine/glycine:cation symporter family protein is translated as MDSDFGAFLSTVSDAIWAPMAYVVLGLGVAYSIATKGIQFRRIPDMLRQLKDSEGGEGGLSSFQALVLALASRVGVGSIAGVATAVGAGGPGALVWMAITGLVGCTVGYAEAALSQTFKRQVQDEDRRNANEDIGGMPYYIKYGLKLPKVGALVAVLGVIGYGFVFPGLQVNTIAATAKLAFGLDSWIPAILVTVLIALVIFGGTGRLVKVTQALVPVLAIGYLVLALAVIAINFGSVPAAVALIFQSAIGIHPLLGGIAGAAVAWGVRRAVFASSNGLGEATFAAAAARTSHPAKQGLVQTFSIYIDVLLICMATGLMMVVSGKYNVADGSGGYLVNNLPGVPVGANWVQESIDTLVPGWGAGFVAVAVLLFGFTCLLAYFYVANSNLLYLLDGRPGQLWKNVLKIGTMAIVFFGSIVNAQIMWAAGDIGLGLIAWVNLICLVFLFPLVRRIHKDYERQRKLGQDPTFDPKALGIEGADFWEEKVPVEHHHHHLHHTSRSTERTSGTP
- a CDS encoding sugar O-acetyltransferase, with translation MIDYFAGDPRTNRERMLAGDLYIADDPDNAKSFHRALKLQARYTAAYIEDPESARPVLAELLGSVGANVDVRPPITVDYGSFITVGEGTFINSNLTALDVAAITIGRDCQIGPNVQLLTPTHPLEAQPRRDKLEAAKPITIEDNVWLGGGAIVLPGVTIGENSVIGAGAVVTKDIPANVVAVGNPARVVKDLP